In the genome of Primulina tabacum isolate GXHZ01 chromosome 13, ASM2559414v2, whole genome shotgun sequence, the window tttatatcttctttcactcttcaatcaagccatataggtatttttaaatattgcaagtacatgattttaatgcaagaagatcgaaattattgcaggatatttaattatgttaattaattatattacgtgcaaaaaaatacttattttgagatttatgcgatattgcttgtggtcactttactatcatgattaaatccggtcgccagttgccagtccggtcgtcagttaccggttatgagagcattactaagtcctgtcgccagttacaggcccggccgccagttaccggtcagttcagttgtttcacccagtactgtggcagtggtctgatcagacgtacgttactaagtcctgtcgccagttacaggcccggtcgccagttaccggtcagttcagttcagggaccacatgcgtagaccataatctcaccagaaaattattacatgttatttcagtacagagctccaaggagcaaacattttcactatgattttcagttcagttatgcacgtattataattgctcatgacaagttattttcatattatgcctcatgacatgatatttttatcccatgcaaaattttactatttatttacttgttatttacgatatatgcatgttgggtctttagactcactagacttgattgttgtaggtgctaatgatgtcgggaccgagggcggggaccagtgagcaggctcgagtcggcagtagtaggacccgaggacctcagttcagcatttattattatttgatggctcaaacattttaaatgtcgttggaaaaaccttttactgttattccgaaaatgttaatttcttccgctgccactttgaacatcaaactttatttatcagttcagttatgaatgagacaattttaattatttaaaagaaaaattttaaattttccgtaaattttcaagtaaggatttttaggcctctacagTTTTTCTTCTGAGACCCACTCACCGTTGTCTCCCATAAGAGCACCAATTTTATTTCTGCTTCTTCTTACCATAGTGGAGGCATGGTAGAATTTAGTGTTTATGTCCCCTGAGACGATCCATTCTTCCCTTGATTTTTGGAACCACATGAGTTCTTCCTGTTCTAATATAGTATCTAATTCTTGTTTGAGTTTAGTTTCCAGCTTCAATAATCTGTGTCTAGGTTGATTATTCAGGCATTTTTGCACTCCTTCGATTCTAGCCATCAATGTTCTCTTTCGCCGGTTGTAGTTGCCAAAGGTAGAGGAATTCCATTCGGATAGAGGTTTGATTAGTTTCTCCACATTAATACCAAGTGTGAGGTTAATCTGCCATTCCTGTTCGATTACCTTATTGAAATCCTTGTGGGTAAGCCAGGCTGCCTGGAAGCGAAAAGGCCCGTGGCACTTGTTTGTCTGGTGGCCCTTTAGATTGAGCAGAAGAGGGGCGTGATCCGATTGGATGGTGGGGAGATGTATCACCGTATCATCAGGAAACAATTGCCTCCAATCTATGGTACATACTCCTCTATCAAGACGAGCTCCTTTGAAAGTGTTAGTGCTTAATCCTCTGACCCATGTGAATCTTGATCCAATGTAGCCCAGGTCTACGAGACCTTGATTGAACATCCATTCGGTAAGACCAGCAATCCTAATGCTTGCCAAACTGCCATTTGGGGTGACTTCCTGCTCCGAGCTGACAGAGTTATAGTCTCTTATAGATAACCAGGGACCAGCAAAGTTCAGCTTTTCTTTCGTGAGGTCTTGCCACAGCCTTTTCCTGAGCGTGCCATTGGGACTACCATAGACTATTGACAGGAACTAAGGTGTTCGATTGATTCCCTCAACACgagcaagaacaaattgaggATGAGAAGAGATAATCTCTAAATGGATCTCTTCTTTCCAAAATATCCAAATTCCCCCACTAAATCCTACTGCTTCAACCCTTAGCCAGTGAAAGTAACCCATTTTATTACAAATGTCGTCCGCGTGGGAGCCTGAAACTCGGGGCTCAAGAAAGCCTAGTATACTTGGTTTGTTTCTTTTGATCATATCTTTAAGGATGCGGTTCAGTTCTTTAGAGGCCGCTCCTTGGCAATTCCAAATTATAAGGTTCATGTTTAAAAACAAGAAGCAGAGATGGATGCAAGCTTCGAAGTTGCCTAATTACCCCAACTGCTCAGAAGGGAGATTAACAACGTTGGGGTTGGGATATCCCCAGCATTGTTTCCTTGACAATCTCTTCCTCAGTGTTCTCCTTTTCATGTTGCATGTATTCATCCTCTTCAGTGCTTGTGTTCAGATGAGGGGGGTCCTGATGGTGCTCTGTTTCCATCTCGTTTCCCCATAGGTGGGTGTTTTCCCAATTGTCTTTGTTCAGTACATTGTTGATTACCTCACGCACAATGTGTTTTCCCCCCTGTGAACCTCGTACCAAGACGTGTTCTTCTTCCACAGCAGCTTGTCTCTGTCCATTTTGGTTTACTTTTTTTCCCTTCTCTGTATTCCATCGTTTCCCTTGTGTCTCTATGTAATTTTGGTGGTTTCCTATTCTCTGCTCCGGTTGGTTCACTTTGACATTGGGCCTTCTCCCTCTTGCCTCTGGTTTTCCTGTCTTGACTTGTTTTTCTTCCATCTGTCCTGGTCCATCCTCTATTGGGCCCATGTCACAATTTTCCTCATCCCCCAGCACTTCATATTGCCTGTGGCCTCTGTAGATATTTTTAGTCGGTATATTCTTAGAATCCCGTCTATTATCAAGCTTACCAAGTTTATATGTGTGGCCAATTCTATTTTTGTTAGGTCTGCGGGATTCTCGTGATACCATCATCCAAGGCCCGAAGTTCTCCGTGATTTCCGCTGGAATTAGAGCTTTCCTAATCTGTTTAGTATCCCATGTGGATGCCCTCATATTCAATCTTACGAACTTTTCTTCGTAGCATAAATTTTGCGAGGAGTGGTTTTGTGATGTCCACCTCCACACAAATTCTTGCAAATTTGCCTCTAGAGACGAGGCTGGTGGCTTGATCTACTCGAATGGGCCTGCCAATCTTCCTCCCAATCTTCATTAAGAAGTCTTTGTCATAGTATTCTACCGGAAGGCACGGGAATCTCACCCACACCAATACTTGGTTGGTGCTGTCCGAGAGTGGGTCAAAGCTGGGGGACCATTCTTTCACAATCAGGTAGTGATCCATTACCATCCAAGGTCCTTCAACCTTAGCGTGATTGTAGTCATCAATGGAAGCAAACCTGACAATGAAATAATCATTGTCGAGTGTAATAAGATCGAGCCTTAGGCTTCCATAACGCCTTTATTCTTCTGAGAAGGTAGTTGTATCCATGGTTCGCTGTCGCGGTCGCGGAGATCGGAACGGATGCTACCGTTCCAGTTACAATGAAATTTCGCGAAACGGTCGCGGAAcgggtatttaaaaaaaatattataaatatataaaaattaaaaattttggaaaatatttagaaatataaaaattaaaataaatatcatttaaatagattatttgatgtaaataaaaaatttaaatatttttagaattttattaaCAATTTATTGAACACAATTTATATcgtcattatatttaaaatatttccaaccatatcaaaaattaaatatactattaaaaattatttgtatttaattaattaaaactttaaaatattttcgattGGATATATATAAGTTCGCGCAAATTTGAATCAATTTAGAGTGATGGACTAATTAATAAGTATCAAATCTTATATAAAGTGAtgttacaaattatttaacatcaattaaaatagaaatattttataattaacttAGTTTTTTTCACACTTTGTAATGAAAATTTCTCAATAGAAATAGTTGACTTGCAGTCTCTTCTTTATTAGTCTTTCATTGATGGATGCAGCGGGAAGAAGACTCAAGATTCACCATCTCACATCAACCGATGTGCTGTGCTTTCCAATGTTTCTAGTGAAATTAATGTTAAGCTTATTAAATTACTCATATCATATGATAATATAATAACAATGAGAAATGAAGTATAAGTTGATGAAAACAAACATTTATATAGAAAGGTACATGTAAATGTTATATCATCGAGAAAGTAAAGATACGTGCATTAGGACCTACAattgtattatttgtattaGAAAGCAAAGATACGTGCATTATTAAATCCGTCGCTGATTCGAATTTGCGACGGTGTTATGAGAAACCGTCGCGAAATTTAGAGACAGTTTTTTAtttaaccgtcgccgattttaaTTTCGCGACGTTTTTAATAAAACCGTCGgtaaatatagcgacggttttattaaacccgtcgccgatttaaatcggcgacggtttaaaaaaaaccgtcgctacatacaaaacaccgtcgctaatagcgactgtTCAAAACAAAACCGTCGCGAATTGCGTTCCGGTTCCGTTCCACCGTTCTATCCTCGTTTTCCACCGTTATATCCCCGTTTTCGGTATACGAAACGCCGATATAAGCCATCACCTTACCCACCCCGGAACTTTGGAACGGCATAAGCCGTTCCCGTTCCGAAACGGCCGTTCCAGCCGCATCACGGCCGTTCCGGCGAACCATACTTGTATCCAATTGTTCTGCCCATGACTTTAATGATCAAGGTTTGGCTCCATGGCCGCCGGAGCCTAACTTTTTCCTCCTGGGATAGCTTAATAACCGGGCACCCCTCGTCTTCTTCTGCATCTTCTTCATCGAATTCGTCATCTGATATGAGCCCATCTTCATCTGGGTGGATATGCGGAGTGCTTACCGTTTGAGTTCCAAGGAGAGCATCCTTGAATGAGCGGTGGTCTGCTACATTTGTCTTTGTCATGGCTCTCTCATTTTCGTTTTGGTTGGCGTGCAAGCTTCCTCCCATTATCACGTCTTCCATTCCTTGATGAGACTCTGTTGTTGATGTCTTCGTTTTCTTCGTACTGCGCTCGAGGAGATCTTTTTCCTCTTGGAACATTTCTTTGTCTCTTTGAGTTATTGATTCTTATATGTATAGatgtattaaatatatatatatatatatatgtatatatataaatgcttTACATGGAGATATGAAGAcgtgtatataaatatatcatacatTATCAAAAAttgtttaatatattatataattacataagaatttaattaatgaaaattaaaaGTCCTAAAAACACTAGGATTAGAAATCCTAGTAACATAAGACttgtatatttttaataaatatgttatCAAATGTTAACACACATAACACAATACACAAAAACTCTCATCTTCTTCCTCAAAGTTTTGACCAACACAATggtttaagaaaatattttcggCTGAGAGACCATCCATCGCCGTCGCCCCGTTGGAGCTGCACTGCCTTCAGATTTCTGAAGATCTTTCATCGCCGCCGCACCGCTTCCAGATTTCTGAAATTCGGGCGTTCCAATTTCAATGCAGAAATTGTTTGTGATCTATAGTGCGATCCAAACAAGAAACAAAGTATTTGATCGTGGACTTAATTAGACGATCAGAAGAGGGAGATCCTTTCGAAGGGATATATAAAAAGAACCAACTCCGTTAATCCCAAACTGGTTTGATGTCTACTGTTAAATATGCAAAAGTACCAATTTCAAACACCATATAGATGCTAAATTAATATGATGTCAAATAAGAGTTTCGAACGtcaaaactaatttttttttaaactaccTTTACGCTTTAGGTGCGAGAAAACGATACTCCAACGGTGTTGTCTTTAACTAAAAGATTCGAGCTTGACTAGAAGAAAGATGGTGCTCGTAGAACAAGAAATAACGTGGAACGGACCAAAGCAGAAACTTATTGAGATTAACCA includes:
- the LOC142521884 gene encoding uncharacterized protein LOC142521884 encodes the protein MRLERPFRNGNGLCRSKVPGWVRFASIDDYNHAKVEGPWMVMDHYLIVKEWSPSFDPLSDSTNQVLVWVRFPCLPVEYYDKDFLMKIGRKIGRPIRVDQATSLVSRGKFARICVEIRKALIPAEITENFGPWMMVSRESRRPNKNRIGHTYKLGKLDNRRDSKNIPTKNIYRGHRQYEVLGDEENCDMGPIEDGPGQMEEKQVKTGKPEARGRRPNVKVNQPEQRIGNHQNYIETQGKRWNTEKGKKVNQNGQRQAAVEEEHVLVRGSQGGKHIVREVINNVLNKDNWENTHLWGNEMETEHHQDPPHLNTSTEEDEYMQHEKENTEEEIVKETMLGISQPQLYGSPNGTLRKRLWQDLTKEKLNFAGPWLSIRDYNSVSSEQEVTPNGSLASIRIAGLTEWMFNQGLVDLGYIGSRFTWVRGLSTNTFKGARLDRGVCTIDWRQLFPDDTVIHLPTIQSDHAPLLLNLKGHQTNKCHGPFRFQAAWLTHKDFNKVIEQEWQINLTLGINVEKLIKPLSEWNSSTFGNYNRRKRTLMARIEGVQKCLNNQPRHRLLKLETKLKQELDTILEQEELMWFQKSREEWIVSGDINTKFYHASTMVRRSRNKIGALMGDNGEWVSEEKL